The following are encoded in a window of Hymenobacter volaticus genomic DNA:
- a CDS encoding ribonucleoside-diphosphate reductase small subunit, producing the protein MEPLLAENPNRFVLFPIQNPTVWEFYKKAEASFWTAEEIDLAQDQKDWSNLNDHERHFLKHVLAFFAASDGIVNENLAVNFLQEVQLPEARCFYGFQIMMENIHSETYSLLIDTYIKDVEEKTHLFHALETVPAVQRKGHWALTWINSEHFAERLVAFAAVEGIFFSGSFCSIFWLKKRGLMPGLTFSNEMISRDEGLHCDFACLLYGYLENKLPEARIHGIIREAVTIEQEFVTEALPVSLIGMNAQAMSQYIEFVADRLLVALGCGKLYHTANPFDFMEMISLQGKTNFFEKRVGDYQKAGVLSTRTDNTFTLDEAF; encoded by the coding sequence ATGGAGCCCTTACTTGCCGAAAACCCCAACCGTTTCGTGCTATTTCCCATCCAGAACCCCACCGTATGGGAGTTCTACAAAAAGGCGGAAGCCTCGTTCTGGACGGCCGAGGAAATCGACCTTGCACAAGACCAAAAAGACTGGAGTAACCTCAACGACCACGAACGGCACTTTCTTAAACACGTGCTAGCGTTCTTCGCGGCGTCGGACGGTATTGTAAACGAGAATCTGGCCGTCAATTTTCTGCAGGAAGTGCAGTTGCCCGAAGCGCGCTGTTTCTATGGCTTCCAGATCATGATGGAAAACATTCACAGTGAAACCTATTCGCTGCTGATTGATACCTATATCAAAGATGTGGAAGAGAAAACCCACCTCTTTCACGCCCTGGAAACCGTCCCGGCTGTGCAGCGCAAAGGCCACTGGGCATTAACCTGGATCAATTCCGAGCATTTCGCCGAACGGCTGGTTGCCTTCGCCGCTGTGGAAGGCATCTTCTTTTCGGGGTCGTTCTGCTCGATCTTCTGGTTGAAAAAGCGCGGCCTGATGCCGGGCCTCACGTTTTCCAACGAAATGATTTCGCGCGACGAAGGGCTGCACTGCGACTTCGCCTGCCTGCTCTACGGCTACCTCGAAAACAAGCTGCCTGAGGCCCGGATACACGGCATCATCCGCGAGGCGGTAACCATCGAGCAGGAGTTTGTGACCGAGGCGCTGCCGGTAAGTTTGATTGGCATGAATGCCCAAGCTATGAGCCAGTATATAGAGTTTGTGGCTGATCGGCTGCTGGTGGCCCTCGGCTGCGGCAAGCTCTACCATACCGCCAACCCCTTCGACTTCATGGAAATGATTTCGCTGCAAGGCAAAACCAATTTCTTTGAAAAGCGGGTAGGGGACTACCAGAAAGCCGGCGTGCTGAGTACCCGCACCGACAACACGTTCACGCTAGACGAGGCGTTCTAA
- a CDS encoding SusC/RagA family TonB-linked outer membrane protein: MENINQNDIESIDVLKGGAASAIYGTRGSNGVIVVTTKKGTKENRLDYNAYTTFDYATLQPEVLSADEFLAQQRGTDYGAKTNWQKELTRSYAFAQKHSLSASGGTENSNYRATVDYRNAEGIDVRSGRQEYGARVSLNHNAPSKLYSLGLNFAPRYVNIRNADYGSFEQGLTLNPTIPVRDPNDPTRYNTIQSGFDGRFNPAERLQTELSGTEGKILNYDGTFKLNILPTLSTQVTFGQFTTDNFEFFFRPSTSTFAAQNEGGMNSARRNYRRSDQRSLEWIGNYSLDVQDHSLQALAGYSYQYFTSEGNEIYNRDFPSDALTYNNIGTGLYGQIAGRNDVRSYKDDSKLIAFFGRVNYSFKDKYLMSASLRREGSTKFGTSNKWGNFPAASVGWRIGAEPFMAGQDWINELKLRADYGVTGNQDFGNYRSLLTYTGFGYYMFNGTYYQVYGPNQNLNDNLRWEQAQSFNIGLDFALFNSKLTGSVNYYTRRNKDLLGNYDVPIAPNTQTQTYANVGSLDNSGVEVQLNAPIISKPNFQYAISFAGATNGNQFVSFSNNTYQGQPFQYVVGLPSPGSPGTAQRLEEGQRVGSFYMLKSAGVDDGGRLLVYTKDGNIVPGNQATLDDRQVVGNGLPKYTLSLGNTFTYKNFDASVFFRSVLGFDVFNTRAFYIGTPATQSNANVLTSAYDGSKYAKLTNSVTTNVLSDYFLERGDFVKLDNVSLGYTFQFTSKYARSLRLYAAAKNVLTVTGYSGGDPDIIPINGLYPGIPTNSDNNGTRQYYPSTTQVLFGLQFGL; this comes from the coding sequence TTGGAAAACATCAACCAGAACGACATCGAGTCCATTGACGTGCTCAAGGGCGGCGCGGCCTCGGCTATCTACGGCACGCGCGGCAGCAACGGCGTGATTGTGGTGACCACGAAGAAAGGAACAAAAGAGAATAGGCTCGACTATAATGCTTACACGACGTTCGACTACGCGACGCTGCAGCCCGAAGTGCTTTCCGCCGATGAATTCCTAGCCCAGCAGCGCGGCACGGATTACGGTGCTAAAACGAATTGGCAGAAGGAACTTACCCGTAGCTACGCCTTCGCGCAGAAGCACTCTCTTAGTGCGTCAGGGGGCACGGAAAACAGCAATTACCGGGCTACCGTCGATTACCGCAATGCCGAGGGTATTGATGTGCGCTCGGGCCGCCAGGAATATGGCGCGCGCGTTTCTCTGAACCACAATGCGCCAAGCAAGCTCTATTCCCTTGGGCTGAACTTCGCCCCACGATACGTTAATATCCGCAACGCCGACTATGGCAGCTTCGAGCAGGGACTAACGCTGAACCCGACGATTCCGGTGCGGGATCCGAATGATCCAACGCGGTACAACACGATTCAAAGCGGGTTTGATGGCCGTTTCAACCCAGCAGAACGGCTGCAAACGGAATTGAGCGGTACGGAAGGTAAAATCCTAAACTATGACGGCACTTTTAAGCTGAACATTCTGCCGACGCTGAGCACGCAGGTTACATTCGGGCAGTTTACCACCGACAATTTCGAATTCTTTTTCCGGCCTTCTACCTCCACGTTTGCCGCGCAGAATGAGGGAGGAATGAACTCCGCTCGGCGTAATTACCGACGCAGTGACCAACGCAGCCTGGAGTGGATTGGCAACTATTCCCTCGACGTGCAAGATCATTCCTTGCAGGCTTTAGCCGGGTATTCGTACCAATACTTTACGTCCGAAGGCAACGAGATTTACAACCGTGATTTTCCGTCCGATGCCCTGACGTACAACAACATTGGCACCGGATTATACGGGCAGATAGCCGGCCGCAACGATGTGCGCAGCTACAAGGATGACTCCAAGCTGATTGCCTTTTTCGGTCGCGTCAACTATTCGTTTAAAGACAAGTACCTCATGTCCGCCAGCTTGCGCCGCGAGGGCTCAACCAAGTTTGGCACCAGCAACAAGTGGGGTAATTTCCCGGCGGCGTCCGTGGGTTGGCGCATCGGGGCAGAACCCTTTATGGCCGGTCAGGACTGGATAAACGAGTTGAAGCTGCGGGCCGACTATGGCGTGACGGGCAACCAAGATTTCGGCAATTACCGTTCGCTTCTTACCTACACCGGGTTCGGGTATTACATGTTTAATGGCACGTACTACCAAGTGTACGGGCCCAACCAAAACCTCAATGATAACCTGCGCTGGGAACAAGCGCAGAGCTTCAACATAGGGTTGGATTTTGCCCTCTTCAATAGCAAGCTTACGGGCAGCGTAAACTATTATACCCGGCGCAACAAAGACCTGCTAGGCAACTACGATGTGCCAATAGCGCCTAACACGCAAACCCAAACGTATGCCAACGTGGGCAGCTTGGACAATTCGGGCGTAGAAGTGCAGCTAAATGCGCCGATCATCAGCAAGCCGAATTTCCAATACGCCATTTCCTTTGCGGGGGCAACCAACGGCAACCAGTTCGTTTCCTTTTCCAACAACACCTACCAGGGCCAACCCTTTCAGTACGTGGTCGGCCTGCCTTCCCCCGGCTCGCCTGGCACTGCGCAGCGTCTGGAAGAAGGCCAGCGCGTCGGCTCGTTCTACATGCTGAAGTCGGCTGGGGTTGACGACGGCGGACGCCTGCTGGTGTATACCAAGGATGGCAACATCGTGCCGGGTAACCAGGCAACTCTTGACGACCGGCAAGTGGTGGGCAATGGCTTGCCGAAGTACACGCTAAGCCTGGGCAATACGTTCACCTACAAGAACTTTGACGCGTCGGTTTTCTTTCGGAGCGTGTTGGGATTTGATGTGTTCAACACCCGGGCGTTCTACATCGGCACCCCGGCAACGCAATCCAACGCCAACGTGCTGACTTCGGCTTACGATGGCAGTAAGTACGCCAAGCTCACCAATAGTGTAACCACCAATGTGCTGTCCGACTACTTCCTGGAGCGGGGCGACTTTGTGAAGCTGGACAACGTGAGTTTAGGTTATACTTTCCAATTCACGTCGAAGTACGCCCGCTCGTTGCGCCTGTACGCCGCGGCCAAGAACGTCCTGACGGTAACGGGCTACAGCGGTGGTGACCCCGATATCATCCCCATCAACGGGTTGTATCCGGGTATCCCCACCAATTCCGACAACAATGGTACCCGCCAGTACTACCCTTCTACTACGCAGGTCCTGTTTGGCCTTCAGTTCGGTCTCTAA
- a CDS encoding STN domain-containing protein, with protein sequence MKNRLLFPRRFGYPLRVLALQSALALPLTAVAIGRPATAQQVVLEQHITFQAESQTIESVLDQLGKQLNVHFVYSPQLIGSDRRVSLRVTDKPLEQVLNELLAPRKTQYEVRKGRVILSQVRPDASAADVPVSGRVTQGKGQGLPGVTVVVKGTTQGTTTDADGNFSMTVPAGSVLQFSFIGFNPKEVTVQEATTGLEVALQENSQSLDNVVVIGYGSLDKKEVTSTVTHVDSRDLLTVGAINPLTALQGKVAGLTIANGSAADPNSQPSIQLRGVSSRNAGLGPLIVINGVPGAIWKTSTRTTSSPLTCSRAARPRLSTARAAATA encoded by the coding sequence ATGAAAAACCGCTTACTTTTTCCTAGGCGTTTTGGGTATCCATTGCGGGTACTAGCGCTTCAGTCTGCTTTAGCCCTACCGCTGACTGCCGTCGCCATTGGCCGCCCAGCTACAGCGCAGCAAGTTGTTTTGGAACAGCACATTACGTTTCAGGCAGAATCCCAGACTATAGAATCGGTGCTAGATCAGTTGGGGAAACAGCTGAATGTGCACTTCGTTTACAGCCCGCAACTCATCGGCTCGGATCGGCGGGTAAGCTTGCGCGTCACGGATAAACCGCTGGAGCAGGTACTCAATGAGCTATTAGCGCCGCGCAAAACGCAGTACGAAGTGCGCAAAGGACGGGTGATATTAAGCCAGGTGCGGCCCGATGCCAGCGCCGCCGACGTACCCGTATCCGGCCGCGTAACGCAGGGCAAAGGCCAGGGGCTACCCGGGGTGACTGTGGTCGTGAAAGGCACCACCCAGGGCACTACGACCGATGCGGATGGCAATTTCTCGATGACAGTACCCGCGGGCAGTGTGCTGCAATTCAGCTTTATCGGCTTCAACCCGAAGGAGGTTACCGTGCAGGAGGCCACCACGGGGCTCGAAGTTGCCTTGCAGGAAAACAGCCAGTCCCTGGATAACGTGGTGGTCATCGGCTATGGCAGTCTCGATAAAAAAGAGGTGACTAGCACGGTTACCCACGTCGACAGCCGGGATCTGTTGACGGTAGGCGCCATCAACCCGCTTACCGCCCTGCAAGGCAAGGTAGCGGGCCTTACCATCGCCAACGGCTCGGCCGCTGATCCGAACTCACAGCCTAGCATTCAGCTGCGGGGCGTCTCGTCGCGCAACGCTGGACTAGGCCCGCTCATCGTAATCAATGGCGTGCCTGGGGCAATTTGGAAAACATCAACCAGAACGACATCGAGTCCATTGACGTGCTCAAGGGCGGCGCGGCCTCGGCTATCTACGGCACGCGCGGCAGCAACGGCGTGA
- a CDS encoding helix-turn-helix domain-containing protein, whose product MDTQSPFYARVVALLSLLTDCQADLANAYSGRTLQTLFITLLSLVAGQLTPDSAAVPAREGRGPQIERAFQQLLRQHYAQWKQPAQYAAALNITVAHLNDTVKALTGTSVSAHLQQRAILEAKRLLGFTDRSVKEIGYALGYDEPVYFGKLFKKVTGLTPQQFRYQFRD is encoded by the coding sequence TTGGACACTCAGAGTCCTTTTTACGCACGGGTTGTTGCGCTGCTGTCTTTGTTGACCGATTGCCAAGCGGACTTGGCCAACGCCTACAGTGGGCGTACCCTGCAAACGCTGTTCATAACCCTTCTCAGCTTGGTGGCCGGGCAACTAACGCCAGATTCAGCGGCTGTTCCCGCACGGGAAGGCCGTGGCCCCCAAATTGAACGAGCCTTTCAGCAGTTGCTGCGGCAGCACTACGCGCAGTGGAAACAGCCGGCGCAGTACGCGGCAGCCCTGAACATAACGGTAGCCCACCTCAACGATACAGTCAAGGCCCTGACGGGTACATCCGTGTCGGCGCACTTACAGCAGCGGGCAATTCTTGAAGCCAAACGGTTGCTAGGCTTCACCGACCGGAGCGTGAAGGAAATAGGCTACGCGCTTGGCTACGACGAGCCGGTGTACTTCGGTAAGCTATTTAAGAAGGTAACGGGCTTGACGCCGCAGCAGTTTCGGTACCAATTCCGCGATTAA
- a CDS encoding HD domain-containing protein, which yields MAQTLLKQVAGVRLPDSTLAQQATELLLEHGTEFLYNHSLRVYVYGVLNGQRAQVKFDPELLYISAVFHDLGLTKHYCSKHKRFEVDGADAARSFLQSHGIPAHDAQVVWDAIALHTTIGVAEWKEPEVALLYSGVGLDVMGDGYEHLSAEQREQVLAAFPRTGFKDNILQTFFGGFAHKPETTFGNIKADVAERFIPGYKSPNFCELVLNSPWSE from the coding sequence AAAGCAGGTGGCCGGCGTGCGCCTGCCCGATTCCACCCTCGCTCAGCAGGCCACCGAACTACTCTTAGAGCACGGCACCGAGTTTCTCTACAATCATTCCTTGCGGGTATATGTCTACGGCGTACTGAACGGCCAGCGGGCGCAGGTGAAATTCGACCCCGAACTGCTCTACATCAGTGCCGTTTTTCACGATTTGGGGTTAACTAAGCATTACTGCAGTAAGCACAAGCGCTTTGAAGTAGACGGAGCTGACGCTGCCCGCAGCTTTTTGCAGTCGCACGGTATCCCGGCCCACGATGCGCAGGTGGTATGGGATGCCATTGCCCTGCACACCACCATAGGCGTGGCCGAGTGGAAAGAGCCCGAAGTTGCCTTGTTGTATTCGGGCGTGGGCCTCGACGTGATGGGCGACGGCTACGAGCATCTCTCGGCGGAGCAGCGCGAGCAGGTGCTGGCGGCCTTCCCGCGCACGGGCTTCAAAGACAACATCCTGCAAACCTTCTTCGGCGGTTTCGCCCACAAGCCCGAAACAACCTTCGGCAACATCAAGGCCGACGTGGCCGAGCGCTTTATCCCCGGCTACAAAAGCCCCAATTTCTGCGAACTGGTGCTTAACTCGCCCTGGAGCGAGTAA
- a CDS encoding winged helix-turn-helix transcriptional regulator: MNKHQQSQCVPTMQALRHALLVVSGKWKLQIIVALQDGTRHFRGLERSVPGISTKVLAKELKDLEAHQFIARTVHPGPPVVVEYNVLPYARSLDPVIEVLKAWGLQHQQRLEAGNGSRNKQHSSDCKS; this comes from the coding sequence ATGAACAAACACCAACAATCCCAATGCGTCCCGACGATGCAAGCTCTGCGCCACGCCTTATTGGTTGTCAGTGGCAAGTGGAAGCTCCAAATCATTGTGGCGTTGCAGGACGGCACCCGGCATTTCCGTGGCTTAGAGCGCAGCGTGCCGGGCATCTCCACCAAAGTGCTGGCCAAGGAACTCAAGGACTTGGAAGCCCACCAGTTCATTGCTCGCACCGTGCACCCCGGTCCACCCGTGGTGGTGGAATACAACGTCTTGCCGTATGCTCGCTCGCTCGACCCCGTCATTGAGGTTTTAAAAGCTTGGGGCCTCCAGCATCAGCAGCGCTTAGAAGCGGGTAATGGGAGTCGGAATAAACAGCATTCCAGCGACTGTAAGTCTTAG
- a CDS encoding FecR family protein, with product MTEVEFEDMLQRYLDGTSRPGERELIEQWSNQLGAPENLTLPRGEHDQVRAAMWRQIEHLTQEDNKSLADSSRVLRHPASFFQTPVVRWAAMVLLLVGVALAVLLPRKWQSATSATMAATNWVQHHNAGNQVQVFTLVDSSRITLYPGSSIQYKASLAGPRREVKLNGEAFFQVAKNPTRPFLVYTDQLVTTVLGTSFRVRAYVGRTNEVAVHEGRVSVQLRRGAQLSATPVQPAAKGVVLLPNQRVAYSALAPRPLRKKLVSNPIVLAPQAFTFEKQPVSKVLESLEKAYGVDILYDRDKLADCTITVTFYQESLYEKLDMLSQALGASYSPADNAQIQFHSNGCAP from the coding sequence ATGACGGAAGTTGAATTCGAAGACATGCTCCAGCGTTACCTCGACGGCACCAGCCGGCCAGGTGAGCGTGAGTTAATCGAGCAGTGGAGCAATCAACTCGGAGCACCAGAAAATTTGACCCTACCTCGTGGTGAACACGACCAGGTGCGGGCGGCCATGTGGCGCCAGATTGAGCATCTTACGCAAGAAGACAACAAGAGCCTAGCCGATTCCAGTCGCGTTCTACGGCATCCCGCCTCTTTCTTCCAAACGCCGGTGGTACGCTGGGCCGCCATGGTTTTGCTGCTGGTCGGGGTGGCGTTGGCAGTACTGCTGCCTCGTAAGTGGCAATCGGCAACATCAGCTACTATGGCTGCAACCAACTGGGTGCAGCACCACAATGCCGGCAACCAAGTACAAGTATTTACCCTGGTTGACAGCAGCCGCATTACCCTATACCCAGGCAGTAGCATTCAGTACAAAGCTAGCTTGGCGGGTCCGCGCCGGGAAGTTAAACTGAACGGCGAAGCTTTTTTCCAGGTAGCGAAAAATCCGACCCGGCCCTTTCTCGTCTACACCGACCAGCTCGTGACAACGGTGCTAGGCACTAGCTTCCGTGTGAGAGCCTACGTAGGCCGAACCAATGAGGTAGCCGTGCACGAAGGACGCGTATCCGTCCAACTACGCCGGGGAGCACAGCTAAGCGCCACACCCGTACAACCGGCTGCTAAGGGCGTGGTATTGCTGCCTAACCAGCGAGTAGCCTATTCTGCTTTAGCGCCGCGCCCGCTGCGTAAGAAGCTAGTCTCGAACCCAATAGTTCTCGCCCCGCAGGCCTTTACATTCGAGAAGCAGCCCGTTAGCAAGGTATTGGAGTCGCTGGAAAAAGCGTACGGGGTCGATATTCTTTACGACCGAGACAAGCTTGCTGACTGTACCATCACGGTTACTTTTTATCAAGAGTCGCTCTACGAGAAGTTGGACATGCTTAGTCAAGCACTTGGCGCCAGCTATTCCCCCGCCGATAACGCCCAAATTCAATTTCACAGTAATGGCTGCGCGCCATAA
- a CDS encoding RagB/SusD family nutrient uptake outer membrane protein produces MRDQVGLFKYTKPNQVLANKTSDMNNADQNSGIFMVKYPFYPSTDPNKIEADYAEIRLAEIVYMLAECKFRAGDRATAAQLLNTVRRRNYPANSASLYPAGGATLTEQEMLDEWGREFIGEGRRRIDLIRFGKFNTSTWWDKAADADDHTKIYPIPLNALNVSPQLVQNPGY; encoded by the coding sequence TTGCGCGACCAAGTAGGGTTGTTTAAGTACACCAAGCCCAACCAGGTGCTGGCCAACAAAACGTCGGACATGAACAACGCCGACCAGAACTCGGGCATCTTCATGGTGAAGTATCCGTTCTATCCATCTACTGACCCCAATAAGATAGAGGCGGACTACGCCGAAATCCGCTTGGCGGAAATAGTGTATATGCTGGCCGAGTGCAAGTTCCGGGCCGGTGACCGCGCAACTGCGGCGCAGCTGCTCAATACGGTACGCCGCCGCAATTATCCCGCAAACTCGGCTAGCCTGTATCCGGCCGGAGGTGCTACCCTCACCGAGCAGGAAATGCTCGACGAGTGGGGCCGCGAATTCATCGGGGAAGGCCGCCGGCGCATCGACCTTATTCGGTTCGGTAAATTCAACACCAGTACCTGGTGGGATAAAGCGGCCGATGCCGACGACCACACGAAGATCTACCCTATTCCGCTCAATGCGCTAAATGTTTCCCCGCAGCTCGTTCAAAACCCGGGGTACTAG
- a CDS encoding FMN-dependent NADH-azoreductase yields MQILHIISSARGADSYSTQLSEGIINKLLAAHPGSTVVVRNVATQPFPHLEEAHLQAYFAPAESRSPEQQQAVRHSDEAIAQVMAADILVIGVPFYNFSIPSSLKSWLDHLTRAGITFRYTPNGPEGLITGKKVYLAVASGGIYSEGPMQAYDYATPYLRIILRFLGLTDVTVARAEGVKLPEFEPTALQKGLDSVAV; encoded by the coding sequence ATGCAGATTCTGCACATCATTTCCAGCGCCCGCGGCGCCGACTCGTACAGCACGCAACTCAGCGAGGGCATCATCAACAAGTTGCTGGCTGCGCATCCCGGCAGTACGGTCGTCGTGCGCAACGTGGCCACCCAACCGTTTCCGCACCTCGAAGAAGCGCACTTGCAGGCATACTTCGCGCCCGCCGAAAGTCGCTCGCCTGAGCAGCAGCAGGCCGTACGCCACTCCGACGAAGCCATCGCCCAAGTGATGGCGGCCGACATCCTCGTGATTGGGGTTCCGTTCTATAATTTCAGTATTCCTTCCTCGCTCAAGTCCTGGCTCGACCACCTCACGCGGGCAGGCATCACGTTCCGATATACGCCCAACGGCCCGGAGGGGCTTATCACGGGTAAGAAGGTGTACTTGGCCGTAGCAAGTGGCGGCATTTACTCGGAAGGGCCGATGCAAGCCTATGATTATGCTACACCCTATTTGCGCATTATATTAAGGTTCTTGGGCCTCACCGACGTTACCGTGGCCCGTGCCGAAGGCGTGAAGCTGCCGGAGTTCGAGCCCACAGCCTTGCAAAAGGGCCTCGATAGTGTAGCAGTATAA
- a CDS encoding RagB/SusD family nutrient uptake outer membrane protein encodes MKSIKTYAGLTAALVLAGLSSCTDLDETLYDRTTADNFLQTKNDVYRVFLRTFEHGYNTIQGAPYQLQELSADQLMTPNREGDWFDGGQYARAHYHTWTIQEGYINDTWTLLNQGIVLATNSLEDIQALDPARFNLPVAEQKQLIAELRVMRAWYHLRLLDLFRNIQLVTKVKGEKIGPAQSTPQEAYAFIETELKEALPDLLAKGDQGTAQFQGRWTKAGAAALLGRLYLNANVYIGQDHYADCATVCQDIISGKYGSYAVESRWDAPFDWNNDQSSETIFAFPGSFGRSHWQYEGVCTSGAFPTTCRSATWASRTSAAATPGMRCSRATTSITGSTPSCRASLSLSFRSTPMMCAYPTTRTWATASAKACSCKATSLTTTTGIPSRVPAATRCTCATK; translated from the coding sequence ATGAAATCTATCAAAACGTACGCCGGCCTTACGGCGGCACTGGTACTTGCTGGGCTAAGCAGCTGCACGGACCTGGACGAAACCCTGTACGACCGCACGACGGCCGACAACTTTCTGCAAACTAAAAATGACGTGTACCGGGTTTTTCTGCGCACGTTCGAGCACGGCTACAACACCATCCAAGGGGCGCCCTATCAGTTGCAGGAACTAAGCGCCGATCAGCTGATGACGCCTAACCGGGAGGGCGACTGGTTTGATGGCGGGCAGTATGCACGGGCTCACTACCATACTTGGACGATACAGGAAGGCTACATCAACGACACCTGGACGCTGCTCAATCAGGGCATCGTTTTAGCCACGAACTCCCTGGAGGATATCCAGGCTCTTGATCCGGCCCGATTTAATCTGCCTGTGGCGGAGCAAAAGCAGCTCATTGCGGAACTGCGCGTTATGCGGGCCTGGTATCATCTGCGCTTACTCGACCTGTTCCGCAATATTCAGCTTGTTACGAAAGTAAAAGGCGAAAAAATAGGTCCGGCGCAGTCGACGCCCCAAGAAGCTTACGCCTTCATTGAAACGGAGCTGAAGGAGGCACTGCCCGACTTGCTGGCGAAAGGAGACCAAGGTACCGCGCAGTTTCAAGGGCGTTGGACCAAGGCAGGCGCGGCCGCACTGCTCGGTCGCCTATACTTGAATGCCAACGTGTACATCGGCCAAGACCACTACGCTGATTGCGCAACGGTGTGTCAGGATATCATCAGCGGTAAATACGGCTCCTATGCTGTTGAGAGCCGCTGGGATGCCCCCTTCGACTGGAACAATGATCAGTCGTCGGAAACTATTTTTGCCTTCCCAGGCTCGTTTGGCCGCTCGCACTGGCAGTACGAGGGGGTATGTACTTCTGGGGCCTTCCCTACAACGTGCCGATCCGCTACATGGGCTTCACGGACTTCGGCAGCGGCAACCCCCGGTATGCGTTGCAGCCGGGCCACGACGTCGATAACCGGGAGTACCCCTTCGTGCAGGGCAAGCCTTTCGTTAAGTTTCAGAAGTACGCCGATGATGTGCGCTTACCCAACTACAAGAACCTGGGCAACAGCAAGCGCGAAGGCATGTTCTTGCAAGGCTACCTCACTTACAACAACAACAGGGATACCGTCAAGAGTACCCGCGGCTACACGCTGTACTTGCGCGACCAAGTAG
- a CDS encoding RNA polymerase sigma factor, whose product MSSSLRFYASWTDAALLEALAMDNRGAFAEIYERYWYRVFALAYRKLKSRETAEELVQELFATLWHKRTQQTIEQLEHYLLVAINRRVIGYIRAHRIRTHYADYCRNLQVEETHETEDTLAVADLSAAFLRGVEQLPEKSREVFRLSRLEHQSVEEIATRLDVTPKAVEYHLTKSLKLLRTYLREFLVALLPLLFFIR is encoded by the coding sequence GTGAGCTCCTCTCTCCGGTTTTATGCTTCTTGGACTGATGCTGCCTTGCTGGAAGCATTGGCAATGGATAACCGGGGGGCTTTCGCTGAAATATATGAGCGGTACTGGTATCGGGTGTTTGCGTTGGCCTACCGCAAGTTGAAATCGCGGGAAACAGCGGAAGAACTAGTTCAGGAACTGTTTGCTACCCTCTGGCACAAGCGGACCCAGCAGACCATTGAGCAGTTGGAGCATTACTTACTGGTCGCAATCAACCGCCGGGTGATTGGCTACATTCGTGCCCACCGGATACGAACGCACTACGCCGATTACTGCCGCAACTTGCAAGTTGAAGAGACGCACGAAACCGAAGACACGCTGGCTGTTGCCGACTTGTCGGCCGCTTTCTTGCGGGGCGTAGAGCAACTGCCCGAGAAGTCGCGGGAAGTATTTCGTTTAAGTCGATTAGAGCACCAGTCGGTAGAGGAAATAGCTACCCGGCTTGACGTGACTCCCAAAGCAGTTGAATACCACCTAACCAAATCGTTGAAGTTGCTGCGCACGTACTTGCGAGAATTCCTTGTTGCGTTGCTGCCCCTTCTCTTTTTTATACGCTGA